The genomic interval TGCCATAATGACAATATAAGCTGTCATCAATCCAATTACAACACTTATTAAGTGAACTTTTTGTGGATATTCTACGGCAATTAAGCAAACAATTACTGCTGTCGCCATTCGAGAAAGAGTTCCTAAACCATAAACCTTCCCTTCATCCTCAATGGCTTTATCAAATACCTTTGCTCTTCTAACCAGTAAGGTGAGATTGAATACACTAGCACTTGTTCCGACGAAGAGACCAAGAAAAACAGATTGATAGGGAGTAAACGCCCAAGCAAATGCACAAAATGATAAAAAGAAATAAAGATATTTCTTAACCCTCATGTATATCTCAAACAATTGTTCCAATTCTCTATCCTCCTTTATTTTCAGGGCATCACTCTAAACCCGCGAAAAATAAAGCGAAGCAGAGAAAAAGCACGTTCCTTTTTGTATCATTTTATGGGCATCAATCCATATAATTCCTCTCCAATTTCTCGAAGATAAACTAGTAAAACCAACGTTTGCCCGTTAACTCTATTAACACTATCTCTGTGTTAAAATCTTGATACTCCGCGGGTGAAAACCTATTCATACCCCTTGTAAGCATACAATAGGGCATTGTCAATGTCAATGCATTTAAATACAAAAAAATTTTTCATTGCTCATCATTTAACAATCTCTTTCTTATAGCTTATTTTATTTTCATTATTTTTTCAAGCATGTCCTCTTTTCCGGCTTTTTTCGCAAAAACCTTCATTCGATAGGTTCCAGTTACGTCCAAATTTTCTATACTAAATTTCCCTTTTAATCGACCTCTTTTTACTTCCTTTTTCCAATCTAAAAAACGCACAAATTGTAATGTATCTTCCCGAAACAGAGCAATTCCAAATTCTTCAGCCCCTGTTGGTAAATATGTCTCATATTCATAGCTATTATCCTCAGTCTTTTTAATAAGATCAAATCCCATAATCCTTGGATAGTCTGGTTCCTCTAGCACATATAAATAGGGCAGCTTAATTAGCTGTGCTCCTGCTCTTACGTTAATTATACCATCTTGCAGTTTGTCATTAAAAAGATTATTGTCAATATTCATGATGATTGGAACATTTTTCTTTTGTCCTGGTTTTAGCGTAAAAGAAAGAGGCAGTCTCCAGCTAATCCCTCTTTTTCCTTTTGGAAAATCAAAGGATATTTTTTCGATATTTTCACCGACATTTTTAACCGTAATGTATGCCTGATATTGGTTTTGATCTTTGACCAATTTGTATTTACCAAAACGAATACTTCCAGGCATTATCAAAACGTTAGCATCTATCGCTTTATCAACTTGAATTCGCCCAGCTCCTTGTTCATACACTTTATATGTCACATTTTGTCTATTTTTAACTTGCTTCGCTGTATTCATTAAAGCTGCTTTCACTTCCTCTGGTCCCCAGTCTGGATGCGCTTCTAGTACCAACGCACACGCTCCCGCAACAAAGGGTGCAGCCATACTTGTCCCTTGCAACGCCATATACCCATCAGGTACTGTGCTATTTATCACAACACCCGGGGCAAGAACATCTGGTTTAATTTCCCAAGTGCTAGTAACAGGACCTCTAGAGCTAAAATCTGCCAATATATCCTTTTCCCACTTTTTTTCTATTGTTAAAAACGCTTCCTTATTATCAATATACTCCTTTATAAATTCTCCCTCTGCTCTCGTAATTCCTGCAACTGGAATAGGTACTTCTTTTTCTAACATTCCTTGAAAGGGACCTTCTATATTATTGTATATCAATACACCAATCGCTCCCATTTCATAGGCGTTTTGGACTTTTTCTGTAAAAGTTAGTTCTCCTCTTTCCAGCAATACCATCTTCCCTTTTACATCTTTTAATTGATTTCTTCTTCCTAATCCACCGCTTACTAGGTGAACAGAACCTGCATCTGCCCACTCTTTACTATTTTCCATATTAGTTAAGGGAATTTTGTTATCATTTATGTTGATAAATGGTGTATTTATGTTCGGAGTAGAAGCTCCAACCGAGATAGCTTTAGAGGCTGTCCCCGGAGAACCAACTGTCCATTCTGCTGGACCTGCATTCCCTGCTGCCGCAACCGCAATAATTCCCTTCTTCACTACCTCATTTAAGGCCAGACTAATCGGCAAATCCGGACCATTTACATCACTTCCTAATGAGAGGTTGATTATATCCACCTTATCTCTTACAGCTCTGTCGATTGCAGCCAATATTTGCTCTGTCGTCCCAGCCCCCCCTGGCCCCAGTGCTCTATAGGCATAAATTGTTGCATTCGGGGCTACACCTCTTATCTTCCCATCTGCAGCGATAATCCCTGCGACATGCGTACCATGTAAAGTATCTCTCTTTCCTAATCCCTTTGTTTCCATCGGGTCCTTATCCTTATCTACGAAATCATATCCTCCCTTATAATTCTTTTGTAAATCCGGATGCTGATAGTCTATTCCTGTATCTATAACTCCTACCTTTACCCCTTTCCCACTTAGATGCTCTAGCGATTTACCTAAGTAATTTCTAATTTCATCTGCTCCAATAATTTCAACCGGCTCTTCTGTCTCTGCCATATAGGTTTGAACCTTCGAAACTTGATTAACAGTTTCGCTTTGTTTTAATTTTTCCAGTTCCCATACTGGTCCTTCTACCGAAAAACCATGGAAAACTTCTTTAAATATATATCTTCTTTCTAAATGAGAATATGGTTTAAGAATTTGATCTATTTCCTTCTCTGTGTAATTGGTT from Niallia sp. FSL W8-0635 carries:
- a CDS encoding ATP synthase subunit I, whose amino-acid sequence is MEQLFEIYMRVKKYLYFFLSFCAFAWAFTPYQSVFLGLFVGTSASVFNLTLLVRRAKVFDKAIEDEGKVYGLGTLSRMATAVIVCLIAVEYPQKVHLISVVIGLMTAYIVIMADYLVRYFILHKNGEKRGE
- a CDS encoding S8 family serine peptidase encodes the protein MLNKTLGILLIFLLLVANSTKASSLKTPNLPSQNPNEIQVAIVHTKTNYTEKEIDQILKPYSHLERRYIFKEVFHGFSVEGPVWELEKLKQSETVNQVSKVQTYMAETEEPVEIIGADEIRNYLGKSLEHLSGKGVKVGVIDTGIDYQHPDLQKNYKGGYDFVDKDKDPMETKGLGKRDTLHGTHVAGIIAADGKIRGVAPNATIYAYRALGPGGAGTTEQILAAIDRAVRDKVDIINLSLGSDVNGPDLPISLALNEVVKKGIIAVAAAGNAGPAEWTVGSPGTASKAISVGASTPNINTPFININDNKIPLTNMENSKEWADAGSVHLVSGGLGRRNQLKDVKGKMVLLERGELTFTEKVQNAYEMGAIGVLIYNNIEGPFQGMLEKEVPIPVAGITRAEGEFIKEYIDNKEAFLTIEKKWEKDILADFSSRGPVTSTWEIKPDVLAPGVVINSTVPDGYMALQGTSMAAPFVAGACALVLEAHPDWGPEEVKAALMNTAKQVKNRQNVTYKVYEQGAGRIQVDKAIDANVLIMPGSIRFGKYKLVKDQNQYQAYITVKNVGENIEKISFDFPKGKRGISWRLPLSFTLKPGQKKNVPIIMNIDNNLFNDKLQDGIINVRAGAQLIKLPYLYVLEEPDYPRIMGFDLIKKTEDNSYEYETYLPTGAEEFGIALFREDTLQFVRFLDWKKEVKRGRLKGKFSIENLDVTGTYRMKVFAKKAGKEDMLEKIMKIK